A DNA window from Ignavibacteriales bacterium contains the following coding sequences:
- the argF gene encoding ornithine carbamoyltransferase, with product MKKDFLTIAEWSSDELFALIDLSKEIKKHPENYRHSLEGKSIATIFEKQSLRTHVTFDVGIYQLGAHAIYLTQGDISLGKRESIYDTGKNLERWVDGVVVRTYAHKTCTDLAEAMKIPVINALTDFEHPCQALGDFLTVHEKKWSFTGKKFVFIGDGNNVCHSLMIFAAKVGMNFVANTPKGYEPDKNVVKLSAAAAKKMGSTIEVINDPKEAVKNADVLYTDVWTSMGQEAEKEKRLEIFKSYQVNKKLMAVAKSDAIFMHCLPAHRGEEVTDDVIDSKNSVVFDEAENRLHTQKAVMLTLLKGA from the coding sequence ATGAAAAAAGATTTCTTAACGATCGCAGAATGGTCTTCAGATGAATTATTTGCCCTCATCGATTTATCGAAGGAAATTAAAAAGCATCCCGAAAATTATCGACACAGTTTGGAAGGAAAATCTATTGCGACAATTTTCGAGAAACAGTCACTCCGGACTCACGTAACTTTTGATGTTGGAATTTACCAGTTAGGCGCGCATGCAATTTATTTGACGCAAGGCGATATAAGCCTCGGTAAACGTGAATCAATTTATGATACCGGAAAAAACCTGGAGCGTTGGGTCGACGGTGTTGTTGTGAGAACCTACGCTCATAAAACATGCACAGATCTAGCCGAAGCAATGAAAATTCCGGTAATAAATGCGCTGACAGATTTTGAACATCCATGTCAGGCACTGGGCGATTTTTTGACTGTTCACGAAAAAAAATGGAGCTTCACCGGAAAAAAATTCGTTTTTATCGGTGATGGAAATAATGTCTGCCATTCTCTGATGATATTTGCCGCTAAAGTTGGAATGAATTTCGTCGCGAATACACCCAAGGGATATGAGCCCGACAAAAATGTTGTAAAATTATCTGCCGCAGCGGCTAAGAAAATGGGTTCCACTATCGAAGTAATAAACGATCCGAAAGAAGCCGTCAAAAACGCGGATGTGCTCTACACCGATGTTTGGACGAGCATGGGGCAGGAAGCGGAAAAAGAAAAAAGGTTGGAAATATTCAAGAGCTATCAGGTAAATAAAAAATTAATGGCGGTTGCTAAGTCTGACGCCATTTTTATGCATTGTTTACCGGCGCATCGTGGAGAAGAAGTGACCGATGATGTGATCGATTCGAAAAATTCCGTTGTATTCGATGAGGCGGAAAATCGGTTGCATACTCAAAAAGCAGTTATGCTAACATTGCTTAAGGGGGCGTAG
- the arcC gene encoding carbamate kinase, which translates to MKNSVLIAIGGNSLIRAGQKGTIPEQFANARITAQSISDLAKLGYRLVITHGNGPQVGAQLLRSEAGSHQTYTMPLDVCVAMTQGEIGYILQTSLQSILKSMNLQTSVAGLVTQVVVDKNDPAFLKPTKPIGPFYSREVAQQKKEELGWNIIEDAARGYRRVVPSPKPLDIVELDIIKECLERGIIVIASGGGGIPVSFENGSIVGVEAVIDKDRASALLANRLGIERFIISTEVEQVYINFKKSNQKPLSTVTLDEIKKYLEEGHFLEGSMKPKIEAAINFLDGGGMEVIITDPAHIIESFEGKTGTRIKGRRLQ; encoded by the coding sequence CTGAAAAATTCGGTTCTAATTGCGATCGGAGGAAATTCACTAATTCGTGCCGGTCAAAAAGGTACAATTCCGGAACAATTTGCCAACGCCCGCATAACCGCTCAAAGTATATCAGATTTGGCAAAACTCGGATATCGTTTAGTTATTACTCATGGAAACGGTCCGCAAGTAGGTGCCCAGCTTCTCCGATCTGAAGCCGGTTCTCATCAGACATATACAATGCCGCTCGATGTTTGTGTCGCGATGACACAGGGTGAAATTGGATATATTCTTCAAACTTCTTTGCAGTCGATTCTGAAATCGATGAATCTGCAGACATCGGTTGCGGGACTTGTTACGCAAGTTGTTGTCGATAAAAACGATCCCGCATTTCTCAAGCCAACAAAACCTATCGGTCCGTTTTACTCGCGCGAAGTTGCTCAGCAAAAAAAAGAAGAGCTCGGTTGGAACATCATAGAAGATGCTGCGCGAGGTTATCGGCGCGTTGTTCCTTCTCCTAAGCCACTCGATATTGTTGAACTCGATATCATCAAAGAGTGCCTTGAGCGAGGAATAATTGTAATCGCTTCCGGCGGCGGTGGGATACCCGTAAGTTTTGAAAATGGTTCGATTGTTGGCGTTGAAGCTGTAATCGATAAAGACCGTGCATCAGCTCTTCTTGCAAACCGGTTAGGGATTGAACGATTTATTATTTCAACAGAAGTAGAGCAAGTATATATCAATTTTAAAAAGTCGAATCAAAAACCTTTAAGTACGGTTACTCTAGATGAAATAAAAAAATACCTGGAGGAAGGACATTTCCTTGAGGGAAGCATGAAACCGAAGATAGAAGCCGCGATAAATTTTCTTGATGGAGGTGGAATGGAAGTAATAATCACAGATCCGGCACACATAATTGAATCCTTTGAAGGAAAAACAGGTACACGAATAAAAGGAAGGAGATTGCAATGA
- the pyrB gene encoding aspartate carbamoyltransferase encodes MKLGHVIESQQFTLPMLVELFEVADQMERIVARGGTQDYQSKIMASLFYEHSTRTRFSFESAMYRLGGKVLSTERANTFSSVAAGETLEDTIRVVSNYADVIVLRHNEIGGCARAAAISAVPIVNAGDGKGGQHPTQALLDLYTIYKGVKTLEGVKVALVGNLTDGRTVRSLAYLLGKFERVKLYFVAPDSFQIKQDILDYLTKHNVWYALENNLKKILPEVDVVYSTRIEPELLTQRGERLETISQYFIDDTLLKLLPSHALVMHPLPRLHEISPTVDTDPRAVYFKQTKNGVLIRMALLASVLGY; translated from the coding sequence ATGAAATTAGGACATGTTATAGAATCTCAGCAATTTACGCTACCGATGCTGGTGGAACTTTTCGAAGTTGCGGACCAGATGGAAAGAATTGTCGCACGTGGAGGTACACAAGATTATCAAAGCAAAATAATGGCTTCCTTGTTTTATGAGCATTCAACCCGGACGCGATTTTCTTTTGAATCTGCGATGTACCGCCTCGGCGGAAAAGTTTTATCAACTGAACGGGCGAATACGTTTTCTTCTGTTGCCGCAGGCGAGACTCTGGAAGATACAATTCGCGTTGTGAGCAATTATGCAGATGTGATTGTTTTAAGGCATAACGAAATCGGTGGTTGCGCGCGTGCCGCCGCAATATCTGCTGTTCCTATTGTTAATGCAGGAGACGGAAAAGGAGGACAACATCCCACTCAGGCTCTTCTCGATTTGTATACAATTTATAAAGGCGTGAAAACACTCGAAGGCGTAAAAGTAGCCTTGGTCGGTAATCTGACAGATGGTAGGACGGTAAGATCGCTCGCTTACCTGCTGGGGAAATTTGAAAGAGTGAAATTGTATTTCGTTGCACCGGACTCATTTCAAATCAAACAAGATATACTGGATTATTTGACGAAACACAATGTTTGGTACGCTCTTGAGAATAATCTAAAGAAAATATTGCCGGAGGTTGATGTTGTATACAGCACGCGTATCGAACCGGAATTATTAACCCAACGTGGTGAACGATTGGAGACAATCTCACAATATTTTATTGACGACACATTACTGAAATTACTTCCGTCCCACGCGTTAGTAATGCACCCGCTTCCGCGGTTGCATGAAATATCGCCGACGGTCGATACCGATCCGAGGGCTGTTTATTTCAAACAAACTAAAAACGGAGTGCTTATTAGAATGGCTCTCTTAGCTTCGGTGCTTGGTTATTAA
- a CDS encoding MFS transporter, giving the protein MINRFKNNSDRRNFSINLAEGALFMAGASFVAPHTVLPALITRLGGNNLYVGALIVITWVGLYVPQIFAARYAQRQQWKKKWAIRWGLFQRINVLLIMCVLFIFGADNQHITILLILSLFTAHQILMGIATPFWFDMFAKLTEPHLRGRLTGIRTAIAGIGALFGSLLLSKLLIEFNFPYGYAIAFSITFVLQLISILLQFALVEETPSNTISGESLSEYFASLKSVLKNNHEFRNFLYASIPLTLAVMPAGFFTVYGLRHFATDDSAVGRFTLVMVVGQGLGALINGFIADHFGNKVALISGASAMLIASLLGTLSSSIEIFYGVFLFMGMNLGSELMIRHNIAMEYAPAERRSTYIALMNMILSPFYVSGLLGGWISEAFGYNWLFGLAMGCSIIGILIMILIVKEPRAKLNK; this is encoded by the coding sequence ATGATTAATAGGTTTAAAAATAATTCGGACCGAAGGAATTTCTCAATTAACCTTGCTGAAGGTGCATTATTCATGGCAGGCGCTTCGTTTGTTGCACCCCATACAGTTCTGCCGGCGTTGATCACACGTCTTGGTGGAAACAATTTGTATGTCGGAGCTTTAATCGTCATTACTTGGGTCGGACTTTACGTTCCCCAAATCTTTGCTGCCCGCTACGCGCAAAGACAGCAATGGAAAAAAAAGTGGGCGATTCGTTGGGGACTTTTTCAGCGTATTAATGTTTTGTTGATAATGTGTGTACTTTTCATTTTTGGTGCTGATAATCAACATATTACGATATTACTCATACTATCACTTTTTACCGCACACCAAATTTTAATGGGAATCGCTACGCCATTCTGGTTCGATATGTTTGCAAAACTGACTGAACCTCATTTGAGGGGAAGGTTAACCGGTATACGAACCGCTATTGCCGGTATCGGTGCGCTGTTCGGCTCTCTATTGCTTTCAAAACTTTTAATAGAATTTAACTTCCCATACGGTTACGCAATTGCTTTTTCGATCACGTTCGTTCTACAGCTTATATCTATTTTACTTCAATTCGCTTTGGTGGAAGAAACGCCAAGCAATACAATCAGCGGAGAATCGTTGTCCGAATATTTCGCATCGCTCAAATCTGTCTTAAAGAACAACCATGAATTCCGGAATTTTCTTTACGCTTCAATCCCGCTCACGCTCGCTGTTATGCCTGCGGGATTTTTTACAGTATACGGACTCCGACATTTTGCCACTGATGATAGTGCTGTTGGAAGATTCACGCTTGTAATGGTTGTTGGTCAAGGTCTCGGTGCGCTGATTAACGGATTCATAGCCGATCATTTCGGAAACAAAGTCGCTCTGATATCAGGTGCAAGCGCAATGCTCATCGCTTCGTTACTCGGCACTCTATCAAGTTCTATAGAAATCTTTTACGGTGTTTTTCTATTCATGGGAATGAATTTGGGATCGGAATTAATGATACGGCATAACATCGCGATGGAATATGCGCCTGCAGAGAGACGTTCAACCTACATCGCGTTGATGAATATGATACTCTCTCCTTTTTATGTCTCAGGATTGTTGGGTGGCTGGATTAGCGAAGCATTCGGATATAACTGGTTGTTCGGTTTAGCAATGGGATGTTCAATCATCGGAATTCTGATAATGATCTTGATAGTCAAGGAACCGCGCGCAAAACTTAACAAGTGA
- a CDS encoding response regulator yields the protein MKKKNILFLEDEDELLLTLGALLRDQKYNVLETKSAEDALKILKEYTPDLIIADIKLPGIDGFDFFHAVHQNPSYKKIPFIYLTAFNNLKAAIRAKEEGAADYITKPFDLEYLMVRIRELIPP from the coding sequence GTGAAGAAAAAAAACATACTGTTTCTTGAAGATGAAGACGAATTGTTGCTGACGTTGGGAGCGCTTCTTCGAGATCAGAAATATAATGTTCTTGAAACTAAGAGTGCGGAAGATGCGCTCAAAATTTTAAAAGAATATACTCCGGATCTCATCATCGCAGATATCAAGCTTCCCGGGATTGACGGGTTTGATTTTTTCCATGCTGTTCATCAGAATCCTAGCTATAAGAAAATTCCATTCATATATCTCACCGCGTTTAATAATCTGAAAGCTGCGATTCGGGCAAAAGAAGAGGGAGCTGCGGATTATATCACAAAACCTTTCGATTTAGAATACTTAATGGTTAGGATACGCGAGTTAATCCCGCCATAG
- a CDS encoding PBP1A family penicillin-binding protein translates to MKKIKNIFKDRRRNIILLVLGITILIAAYGVYLFSGLPSLEQLENPKPEYATKVYSVDGEVLDQYYIKNRTSITLDQLPPHLIQALIATEDKNFYEHWGVDLPRFARAMVKNVFTLRLREGASTITQQLARNLYELKGSNESVFGKMSRKIREFITAVQIERNYTKNEILEMYLSVAFFGRSAYGISSAAQIYFGKNPKDLTVSEGALLIGLLKGPGAYDPFRHFERAINRRNTVLSQMVKYEYLKLPEFEIAKNEKITFIPLDEHLRAGIAPHFIEMVRQQLIQKAEKYGFDIYRDGLSVYTTLDSRMQRYANRAVDEHLGEYQSEFNKRWNWKYHRDELRQVISLAIRTSEEYRDALTDKQRDSIARALKKNQAFLESVKKLAARIEVGFTAIDHSSGGILAMVGGSEFKSFKYGLNHVTQILRQPGSAFKPFVYTVAIDNGYPPSYEIMNQPVTLMMADGTRWAPENFDHTFGGKFTIREATKQSINLVAIRVIMELAPISTVIQYAHRMGIKSDLPPYESLAIGTGEVQPLELISAYGVYPNEGVYVEPLAIVRIEDKNGNIIEENQPTKRDVLSKETAYLMTSMLEGNVNGGTGVRVRNYFVGPAAGKTGTTQEYADAWFVGFTPKITAGVWVGFDNKSVHFTNEDGQGGRAAAPIWGRFMKYVYDDPNINLPVAYFIQPDGIETDSICAETKKIATEFCPEKETEIFNKKYLPGKCTKHTSSNWKEMEDQKNPTNF, encoded by the coding sequence ATGAAAAAAATCAAAAATATTTTCAAAGATCGCCGCCGGAATATAATTTTACTTGTTCTTGGAATAACGATACTTATTGCAGCATACGGTGTTTACCTTTTTTCGGGATTACCATCTCTTGAGCAACTTGAAAATCCGAAACCCGAATATGCCACAAAAGTGTACTCGGTTGACGGAGAAGTACTCGATCAGTATTACATTAAAAACCGCACATCAATCACCCTCGATCAGCTTCCGCCACATTTGATTCAGGCACTGATAGCCACCGAGGATAAAAATTTTTATGAGCATTGGGGTGTTGACTTACCCCGTTTTGCGCGCGCGATGGTGAAAAATGTTTTTACGCTCCGACTACGCGAAGGTGCCAGCACGATTACACAGCAGTTAGCCAGAAATCTATACGAGTTAAAAGGATCGAATGAATCTGTGTTCGGAAAGATGTCGAGAAAAATCCGTGAGTTTATAACCGCTGTGCAAATTGAACGTAACTACACAAAAAATGAAATACTGGAAATGTATTTGAGTGTCGCTTTTTTTGGAAGAAGCGCATACGGTATTTCTTCAGCGGCGCAGATCTATTTCGGGAAAAATCCAAAAGACTTAACTGTCTCTGAAGGGGCTCTCTTAATCGGTTTATTGAAAGGACCCGGCGCTTATGATCCATTCCGTCATTTCGAAAGAGCCATAAATCGCCGTAATACGGTATTGAGTCAGATGGTAAAATATGAATATTTGAAACTGCCGGAATTTGAAATTGCAAAAAATGAAAAGATTACATTCATCCCTCTCGACGAGCATCTGCGCGCCGGTATTGCTCCGCATTTCATAGAAATGGTGCGCCAACAATTAATTCAGAAAGCGGAAAAATACGGATTCGACATTTACCGCGATGGACTTTCTGTATATACGACACTGGATAGCAGAATGCAGAGATACGCTAACCGTGCGGTCGATGAGCATCTTGGAGAATATCAATCTGAATTCAACAAGCGTTGGAATTGGAAATATCACAGAGATGAATTACGGCAGGTTATATCGCTCGCGATCCGTACATCCGAAGAATACCGCGATGCCTTAACGGATAAGCAGCGAGACAGCATTGCTCGTGCGCTAAAAAAGAATCAAGCGTTTCTCGAGTCTGTAAAAAAACTTGCAGCAAGAATAGAAGTAGGATTTACAGCAATTGATCACTCGAGCGGAGGAATCCTTGCCATGGTTGGCGGCTCGGAATTTAAATCGTTCAAGTATGGATTGAATCACGTAACACAAATACTTCGGCAACCGGGGTCTGCATTCAAACCGTTCGTTTACACCGTGGCGATCGATAACGGATATCCGCCATCGTATGAGATAATGAATCAACCGGTGACACTGATGATGGCTGACGGAACAAGATGGGCTCCGGAAAATTTTGACCACACATTCGGCGGAAAGTTCACTATTCGTGAAGCTACCAAACAATCCATAAACCTGGTTGCAATTCGCGTAATAATGGAACTTGCTCCTATTTCAACTGTCATTCAATACGCCCATCGAATGGGAATAAAATCCGATCTGCCTCCTTATGAATCGTTGGCAATCGGAACGGGTGAAGTTCAACCGCTCGAGCTGATCTCCGCGTATGGCGTTTATCCGAACGAAGGTGTTTATGTTGAACCTCTAGCTATAGTTCGAATAGAAGATAAAAACGGAAATATAATAGAAGAAAATCAACCGACTAAGCGTGATGTTTTAAGCAAAGAAACCGCCTACTTAATGACGAGCATGTTGGAAGGTAATGTGAACGGTGGAACAGGAGTACGCGTCAGAAATTATTTCGTTGGGCCCGCCGCGGGTAAAACGGGTACAACTCAGGAATATGCCGACGCATGGTTTGTTGGATTCACTCCGAAAATTACAGCCGGTGTTTGGGTGGGATTTGATAATAAATCCGTGCACTTCACAAACGAAGATGGACAAGGGGGGCGAGCCGCCGCACCAATTTGGGGACGATTCATGAAATATGTTTACGACGATCCTAACATTAATTTACCTGTGGCATATTTCATTCAACCGGATGGGATTGAAACTGACTCGATATGCGCTGAAACAAAGAAAATTGCAACAGAGTTTTGTCCTGAAAAGGAAACTGAAATTTTCAATAAAAAATATTTACCTGGAAAGTGTACAAAGCACACCAGCAGTAACTGGAAAGAAATGGAAGATCAAAAAAATCCAACCAATTTTTAA
- a CDS encoding UDP-2,3-diacylglucosamine diphosphatase, whose translation MPKIYFVSDIHLGLGSKSEEREKENRFIGFLDSIKKDAEQLFIIGDLFDAWIEYRNVIPKGFHRTLSKLDEFVHSGITVHFLVGNHDCWVRDYFSEVIGMKVYLEPFQFEHQSKKIYLHHGDGHAKNDVGYSILKKIVRHPFSIWLFSWLHPDIGLKLARSSSKTSRQYTSRKHYGEGDGMTEFAQQKIKEGNDYVIMGHRHIPSVNNLVGGIYINLGDWIDGGRYAVIDNGKISLQEWKQNKE comes from the coding sequence ATGCCGAAGATATATTTCGTATCCGATATTCATTTAGGATTAGGATCAAAATCCGAAGAACGAGAAAAAGAAAACCGGTTTATCGGTTTTTTAGATTCGATAAAAAAAGACGCCGAACAACTCTTCATAATCGGAGATCTGTTCGATGCATGGATTGAATATAGAAACGTTATTCCTAAAGGTTTTCACCGAACATTATCGAAATTGGATGAATTCGTTCATAGTGGAATTACCGTGCATTTTTTAGTCGGCAACCACGACTGTTGGGTACGGGATTATTTTTCTGAAGTGATCGGAATGAAAGTTTACCTTGAACCATTTCAGTTTGAACATCAATCCAAAAAAATTTATTTGCATCATGGAGACGGACATGCAAAAAACGATGTCGGTTACTCGATTTTAAAAAAAATCGTACGCCACCCTTTTTCAATCTGGTTATTCTCGTGGCTTCATCCGGATATCGGTTTAAAACTCGCCCGCTCGTCTTCAAAAACGAGCCGGCAATACACTTCCCGAAAACATTATGGTGAAGGAGATGGTATGACTGAATTCGCCCAGCAAAAAATTAAGGAGGGTAACGATTATGTCATCATGGGTCATCGGCACATACCGAGCGTGAACAATCTTGTTGGCGGAATTTATATCAATCTTGGAGATTGGATAGATGGGGGCAGATATGCCGTGATAGATAACGGAAAGATCTCACTCCAAGAATGGAAGCAAAACAAAGAATGA
- a CDS encoding MFS transporter — MTSRAKIFSWTLFDFANTAFSVIIVTVIYSRYFTKTISGGQRWLWGLAVSLSMIVAAILSPPLGAAADSGHNRKRFLLAFTFVSIICTALLFFVQPGMIFLGIILFIMANVGFEGGLVFYDSFLPGITQKTSYGRVSGYGFAMGYLGALVILLIVAIILPESSSPRYDYFVRLSFVISASFFFLFSLPLFLSVHEARTIKSFNGSVMRDGFNKAKNTFKAIFIKKEYPNIARFLIAFFLYNDGILTVIAFAAIFAENILAMSDKDIIIFFAIVQTSAIIGSLIFGFITDIIGPKKTISVTLIMWVGISFAAYFVQSVSFFYIVALAAGIAIGSAQSASRSLMALLTPRDREAEFFGFYDGLCGKASAVIGPLIYGLIADATSERIAAASIGLFFIVGFIVLQRVEEPVRSS; from the coding sequence ATGACAAGTCGAGCTAAAATTTTTTCATGGACTCTCTTTGATTTCGCCAATACCGCCTTTTCTGTCATTATCGTAACGGTTATTTATTCCCGTTACTTCACTAAAACAATCAGCGGCGGACAGAGATGGCTTTGGGGACTAGCAGTAAGTTTATCGATGATAGTCGCTGCAATTTTATCTCCTCCTCTCGGTGCCGCCGCAGACTCAGGACATAATCGGAAGCGTTTCCTTCTCGCGTTCACATTCGTATCCATTATTTGCACCGCATTATTGTTCTTCGTTCAGCCCGGAATGATATTTCTCGGAATAATATTGTTTATCATGGCGAACGTTGGTTTTGAAGGCGGTCTTGTATTTTACGATTCTTTTCTTCCGGGCATCACTCAAAAAACATCTTACGGCAGAGTTTCGGGGTATGGATTCGCCATGGGATATCTCGGCGCACTGGTAATACTTTTAATTGTTGCAATAATTCTGCCCGAATCTTCTTCGCCCCGGTATGATTATTTCGTGCGACTTTCGTTCGTGATCTCCGCCTCTTTTTTTTTCCTTTTCTCACTCCCCTTGTTTCTATCTGTGCACGAAGCCCGCACTATAAAATCTTTTAACGGCTCGGTAATGAGAGATGGTTTCAATAAAGCGAAAAATACTTTCAAGGCGATTTTCATAAAAAAAGAATATCCGAACATTGCACGGTTTTTGATCGCATTCTTCCTGTATAACGACGGAATACTTACAGTAATTGCATTCGCCGCTATTTTTGCTGAAAATATTTTAGCCATGTCGGATAAAGACATCATCATATTTTTCGCGATTGTGCAAACCAGCGCGATCATCGGATCGCTAATATTCGGATTCATCACCGATATAATTGGCCCGAAAAAAACAATCTCCGTTACGCTTATTATGTGGGTAGGGATTTCGTTCGCCGCATATTTCGTTCAGTCAGTCTCCTTCTTCTATATCGTCGCGCTCGCGGCAGGGATCGCCATCGGCTCGGCGCAATCAGCGAGCAGAAGTTTGATGGCGCTTTTAACTCCGCGCGACAGGGAAGCGGAATTTTTCGGCTTTTACGATGGTCTTTGCGGCAAAGCAAGCGCGGTTATCGGACCGCTTATTTATGGTCTGATAGCAGATGCAACCTCGGAACGAATAGCGGCCGCTTCGATAGGATTATTCTTTATAGTCGGATTTATTGTTTTACAGCGTGTTGAGGAACCTGTTCGATCATCCTGA
- the nusB gene encoding transcription antitermination factor NusB produces MPTFKRRLVREKVLQALYAYEMSKEPITDVISNVLGELKSSYDDFEFAKKLINEVIHHEDEIEKIIKNKVAHWEYDRIAYIDKILLRMGVCEMLYFPEIPPKVTINESIEIAKNFSTDQSGKFVNGILDALLDDFKNSKMLNKTGRGLIEDSLPTETSQARKHPPTGK; encoded by the coding sequence ATGCCAACATTCAAACGAAGATTAGTGCGGGAAAAGGTGCTTCAGGCATTATATGCCTATGAAATGTCAAAAGAACCTATTACCGATGTAATATCCAACGTGCTGGGCGAGTTAAAAAGCTCGTACGACGATTTCGAATTCGCCAAAAAACTTATCAACGAGGTCATCCACCACGAAGATGAAATCGAAAAAATAATAAAAAACAAAGTTGCCCACTGGGAATATGACCGCATCGCATACATCGACAAAATTCTCTTGCGCATGGGAGTTTGTGAGATGCTTTACTTCCCAGAAATCCCGCCGAAGGTTACAATAAACGAATCGATTGAAATTGCAAAAAATTTCAGCACCGATCAGAGCGGTAAATTTGTGAACGGCATACTAGATGCACTTCTCGATGATTTTAAAAACTCAAAAATGTTAAACAAGACCGGCAGAGGATTAATAGAAGATTCACTGCCAACAGAAACATCGCAGGCTCGAAAGCATCCTCCAACCGGAAAGTAA
- a CDS encoding T9SS type A sorting domain-containing protein codes for MKKLTVVMILLLSFAGLGYSVTHTITNVGTTFSPNSVTINLGDTVIFALSSLHNAVEVNQTTWNANGTTSNGGFALGFGGGSVVPLTTGTYYYVCTVHASLGMKGIITVNQTTDIKGSELSTPREFTLMQNFPNPFNPRTEIYFQLNHADHISIKIYNMLGTEIITLIDENVSAGEHRIEWDAAGQPSGIYFYQLKASGEIETRRMVLAK; via the coding sequence ATGAAGAAACTAACAGTAGTAATGATATTATTACTTTCCTTTGCAGGATTGGGTTATTCGGTCACTCACACTATCACCAATGTTGGAACCACATTTTCGCCTAACTCCGTTACAATCAACCTTGGTGATACCGTTATCTTCGCGCTTTCATCTCTTCATAATGCCGTTGAGGTCAATCAAACAACATGGAATGCGAACGGTACAACATCGAACGGCGGCTTTGCTCTTGGATTCGGCGGCGGGTCGGTTGTGCCACTCACAACCGGGACATATTATTATGTTTGCACAGTGCACGCATCCTTGGGAATGAAAGGAATCATCACCGTAAATCAAACTACCGATATAAAAGGTTCGGAGTTATCGACACCGCGAGAATTCACATTAATGCAAAATTTCCCAAATCCTTTCAACCCTCGGACAGAAATATATTTTCAACTAAACCACGCCGATCATATATCGATAAAAATATACAACATGCTCGGAACCGAAATTATAACTTTGATAGATGAAAATGTCTCTGCCGGGGAACATCGAATTGAATGGGATGCAGCAGGTCAGCCAAGCGGTATTTATTTTTATCAACTCAAGGCTTCAGGTGAGATTGAAACGAGGCGGATGGTACTTGCAAAATAA